In a single window of the Falco rusticolus isolate bFalRus1 chromosome 13, bFalRus1.pri, whole genome shotgun sequence genome:
- the LOC119156470 gene encoding vigilin, which translates to MSSVAVLTQESFAEHRSGLTQQQVKVTALNSEEENDPPTYKEAFPPLPEKAPCLEAAQEPAGPWSKIRPIKASVITQVFHVPLEERKYKDMNQFGEGEQAKICLDIMQKTGAHLELSLAKDQGLSIMVSGKLEAVMKARKEIVARLQTQASATVAIPKEHHRFVIGKNGEKLQDLELKTATKIQIPRPDDPSNQIKITGTKEGIEKARHEILLISAEQDKRAVERLDVEKVYHPFIAGPYNKLVSELMQDTGTRINIPPPSVNKTEIVFTGEKEQLAQAVARVKKIYEEKKKKTTTIAVEVKKSQHKYVIGPKGNSLQEILEKTGVSVEIPPTDSSSETVILRGEPEKLGQALTEVYAKANSFTVSSVSAPSWLHRFIIGKKGQNLAKITQQMPKVHIEFTEGEDKITLEGPTEDVNVAQEQIEVMVKDLINRMDYAEINVDHKFHRHLIGKNGANINRIKDLYKVSVRIPPDNEKSNLIRIEGDPQGVQQAKKELLELASRMENERTKDLIIEQKFHRTIIGQKGERIREIREKFPEVIINFPDPAHKSDIVQLRGPKNEVEKCTKYMQKMVADLVENSFSISVPIFKQFHKNIIGKGGANIKKIREESNTKIDLPAENSNSETIVITGKRANCEAARHRILAIQKELANITEVEVSIPSKLHNSLIGAKGRFIRSIMEECGGVHIHFPTEGSGSDTVTIRGPAQDVEKAKKQLLHLAEEKQTKSYTVDLRAKPEYHKFLIGKGGGNIRKVRDNTGARIIFPTSEDKDQELITIMGTEEAVKEAQKELEALIKNLDNVVEDSMVVDPKHHRHFVIRRGQVLREIADEYGGVMVSFPRSGTQSDKVTLKGAKDCVEAAKKRIQEIIEDLEAQVTIECTIPQKFHRSIMGPKGSRIQQITRDYGVQIKFPDREENPAPVAEAVVQENGEEGGEGKDVKDADPSSPKKCDIIIISGRREKCEAAKEALQALVPVTIEVEVPFDLHRYIIGQKGSGIRKMMDEFEVNIQVPAPELQSDIITITGLATNLDRAKAGLMERVKELQAEQEDRALRSFKLTVTVDPKYHPKIIGRKGAVITQIRTEHEVNIQFPDKDDESQAQDQITITGYEKNAEAARDAIMKIVGELEQMVSEDVTLDHRVHARIIGARGKAIRKIMDEFKVDIRFPQSGAPDPNCVTVTGLPENVEEAIDHILNLEEEYLADVVDNEAMQVYMKPSSHEESKAPSKGFVVRDAPWATVNNEKAPDMSSSEDFPSFGAQVAPKTLPWGPKR; encoded by the exons ATGAGCTCCGTGGCAGTTTTGACCCAGGAGAGCTTTGCCGAACACCGCAGTGGCCTGACTCAGCAGCAGGTGAAAG TAACAGCTTTAAACTCTGAAGAAGAGAATGATCCTCCAACCTACAAGGAAGCCTTCCCTCCGCTCCCTGAAAAAGCCCCATGTTTGGAAGCTGCCCAGGAACCTGCTGGGCCCTGGAGCAAAATCCGACCAATAAAGGCTTCTGTCATCACTCAG GTGTTCCATGTGCCgctggaggagaggaaataCAAGGACATGAATCAGTTTGGAGAAGGCGAGCAGGCCAAGATCTGCCTTGACATCATGCAGAAGACAGGAGCTCACCTGGAGCTGTCTCTCGCGAAGGACCAGGGCCTTTCGATCATGGTCTCTGGCAAGCTGGAAGCAGTCATGAAGGCTCGGAAGGAGATTGTCGCTCGACTGCAGACTCAG GCTTCAGCGACAGTTGCCATCCCCAAGGAGCACCACCGTTTTGTCATTGGAAAGAATGGTGAGAAGCTGCAGGACCTGGAGCTCAAAACTGCAACTAAAATCCAGATCCCCCGCCCAGATGACCCCAGCAACCAGATCAAGATCACCGGCACTAAAGAAGGGATTGAGAAGGCCCGGCACGAGATCCTGCTTATCTCTGCTGAGCAG GATAAGCGTGCCGTGGAGCGGCTGGACGTGGAGAAAGTGTACCACCCTTTCATTGCTGGCCCTTACAACAAGCTGGTGAGTGAGCTCATGCAGGACACAGGGACGCGCATCAACATTCCTCCACCCAGCGTCAACAAGACAGAGATAGTCttcacaggagaaaaggagCAGCTAGCCCAGGCTGTGGCTCGAGTTAAGAAGATCTATGAGGAGAAG AAAAAGAAGACTACTACCATTGCAGTGGAGGTGAAGAAGTCCCAGCACAAGTATGTCATCGGCCCCAAGGGGAATTCCCTGCAGGAGATCTTGGAGAAGACTGGAGTCTCTGTCGAGATCCCACCCACTGACAGTAGCTCGGAGACGGTGATACTGCGAGGCGAGCCTGAAAAACTTGGGCAAGCATTGACTGAAGTCTATGCAAAG gCCAACAGTTTTACCGTCTCCTCGGTCTCTGCCCCCTCTTGGCTTCATCGTTTCATTATtggaaagaaaggacagaacCTGGCCAAAATAACTCAGCAGATGCCAAAG GTTCACATTGAATTCACTGAAGGAGAGGATAAAATCACTTTGGAAGGACCTACAGAGGATGTGAATGTGGCTCAGGAACAGATTGAAGTCATGGTCAAGGATCTG ATCAACCGGATGGATTACGCAGAAATCAACGTTGACCACAAATTCCACCGACACCTCATTGGCAAGAATGGAGCTAACA TTAACAGGATTAAGGACCTGTACAAGGTGTCTGTGCGCATTCCCCCGGACAATGAGAAGAGCAACCTGATCAGAATTGAAGGAGACCCACAGGGGGTCCAACAGGccaagaaagagctgctggaacTCGCTTCCCGTATG GAAAATGAACGCACCAAGGACCTAATCATTGAACAGAAATTCCACCGGACCATCATTGGACAGAAGGGTGAGCGGATCCGGGAAATCCGGGAGAAATTCCCAGAG GTTATCATCAACTTCCCAGACCCTGCACACAAGAGTGACATCGTCCAACTGAGAGGTCCCAAAAATGAGGTGGAGAAGTGCACCAAGTACATGCAAAAGATGGTGGCAGACCTG gttgaaaacagcttttctatttctgtccccATCTTCAAACAGTTCCACAAGAACATCATAGGGAAAGGAGGTGCCAACATCAAGAAG ATTCGTGAAGAAAGCAACACCAAAATTGATCTCccagcagagaacagcaacTCGGAGACAATTGTTATCACAGGCAAGAGGGCAAACTGTGAGGCTGCTCGCCACAGGATTCTTGCCATCCAGAAGGAGCTG GCCAACATCACAGAGGTGGAGGTCTCTATTCCTTCCAAACTGCACAATTCCCTCATTGGTGCCAAAGGCCGCTTCATCCGTTCCATCATGGAGGAGTGTGGTGGAGTCCACATCCACTTCCCCACCGAGGGCTCTGGCAGTGACACCGTGACCATCAGGGGCCCAGCACAGGATGTggagaaagccaagaaacagctgctgcatctgGCAGAGGAGAAG CAAACAAAGAGTTACACTGTGGACCTTCGTGCAAAGCCAGAGTACCACAAATTCCTTATTGGTAAGGGTGGTGGCAACATCCGTAAGGTGCGTGACAACACTGGGGCCCGCATCATCTTCCCAACCTCTGAGGACAAAGATCAGGAGCTGATTACTATCATGGGAACGGAGGAGGCTGTCAAAGAGGCACAGAAGGAGTTGGAGGCCCTCATCAAGAACCTG GATAACGTGGTTGAAGACTCCATGGTGGTTGACCCCAAGCACCACCGCCACTTTGTCATCCGGAGAGGGCAAGTTCTGCGTGAGATTGCAGATGAGTATGGTGGTGTGATGGTCAGCTTCCCACGCTCTGGCACCCAGAGCGACAAAGTCACTCTCAAGGGAGCCAAGGACTGTGTGGAGGCAGCCAAGAAACGCATTCAGGAGATCATCGAGGACCTG GAAGCTCAAGTGACAATCGAGTGCACCATCCCACAAAAGTTCCACCGCTCCATTATGGGCCCCAAAGGATCCCGGATCCAGCAGATCACCCGGGACTATGGTGTGCAGATCAAGTTCCCTGACAGGGAGGAGAACCCAG CCCCTGTTGCAGAAGCAGTTGTACAGGAGAATGGTGAGGAAGGTGGGGAAGGCAAGGATGTGAAGGATGCAGATCCCAGCTCTCCAAAGAAGTGTGATATCATCATCATCTCTGGCCGCAGGGAGAAGTGCGAGGCAGCAAAGGAGGCGCTGCAG GCTCTGGTTCCTGTCACCATTGAGGTGGAAGTTCCCTTTGATCTTCACCGTTACATCATTGGTCAGAAAGGAAGTGGGATTCGCAAAATGATGGATGAGTTTGAA GTGAACATCCAGGTCCCTGCTCCTGAGCTGCAGTCAGATATCATCACCATCACTGGGCTGGCCACCAACCTGGACCGTGCCAAGGCCGGGCTGATGGAAAGAGtgaaggagctgcaggctgAACAAGAGGATCGG GCCTTGCGAAGCTTCAAGCTGACAGTCACTGTGGATCCCAAGTATCATCCTAAAATCATTGGGCGGAAGGGAGCAGTGATCACCCAGATACGCACAGAGCATGAGGTCAACATCCAGTTCCCCGACAAGGATGATGAAAGCCAG GCCCAAGACCAGATCACCATCACTGGCTATGAGAAGAATGCCGAGGCTGCCCGGGATGCCATCATGAAGATCGTTGGTGAGCTGGAGCAGATGGTCTCTGAGGATGTGACTCTGGACCATCGTGTTCACGCACGCATCATTGGTGCACGTGGTAAAGCCATCCGCAAGATCATGGATGAGTTCAAG GTGGATATTCGCTTTCCCCAGAGTGGAGCTCCTGACCCCAACTGTGTGACTGTAACAGGACTCCCTGAGAACGTGGAAGAAGCTATCGATCACATCCTAAACTTGGAGGAGGAATAT CTTGCAGATGTGGTGGACAACGAGGCAATGCAGGTGTACATGAAGCCCTCTTCACATGAAGAGTCCAAGGCCCCATCCAAGGGCTTTGTGGTGAGAGATGCCCCTTGGGCCACTGTCAACAATGAGAAG GCCCCTGATATGAGCAGTTCTGAAGACTTCCCCAGCTTTGGGGCTCAAGTGGCCCCCAAGACTCTTCCCTGGGGACCCAAACGATAA